Proteins encoded in a region of the Bradyrhizobium sp. CB3481 genome:
- a CDS encoding ion transporter, with product MSKRLILSALTQFTARAAGRNMSSAAYVAVAAGVAAMAVLTSGPAYEAAHHWIDAVLWACLAYFVFEWLVRLRHMARQDRLSLYLLSSSGVVDAIGALAVPLALVAGVEPRTAWLLSILWVLKVVPGIPGLRQLRRVLVLESGPLLSVLVIFLMVVFLASVAEYFLERDVQPATFGSVPSALWWAVVTLTTTGYGDVVPITPLGRMVAALVMISGLGVFGLWTGILATGFAAETRRDNFLKTWETVSKVPFFATLGPSAIADVTHVLRTMDLPARTMIIRKGQQGDCMYFIAAGEAEVELPGKKVALGEGAFFGEMALLGNSVRGANVTTTKVTRLLVLDLVDFRLLMARHPDLAETIDAEAKRRAQENK from the coding sequence ATGTCCAAGCGGCTCATTCTCTCGGCACTGACCCAGTTCACGGCCAGGGCGGCAGGCCGCAACATGAGCTCCGCGGCCTATGTCGCGGTTGCCGCCGGCGTCGCCGCGATGGCAGTGCTGACGTCCGGCCCGGCCTACGAGGCGGCGCATCATTGGATCGACGCGGTGCTATGGGCATGCCTTGCCTATTTCGTGTTCGAATGGCTGGTGCGGCTGCGGCACATGGCGCGGCAGGACCGGCTGTCGCTCTATCTGCTTTCCTCAAGCGGAGTGGTCGACGCGATCGGGGCCCTTGCCGTGCCGCTCGCGCTTGTCGCAGGCGTCGAGCCGAGGACGGCGTGGCTACTCAGCATCCTCTGGGTGCTGAAGGTGGTGCCGGGCATCCCCGGACTGCGACAACTGCGCCGCGTGCTGGTGCTGGAATCCGGGCCGCTGCTCAGCGTGCTCGTGATCTTCCTGATGGTGGTGTTCCTGGCTTCCGTTGCGGAGTATTTTTTGGAGCGCGACGTGCAGCCGGCTACCTTCGGCAGCGTGCCGTCGGCGCTGTGGTGGGCGGTGGTGACGCTGACCACGACCGGTTATGGCGACGTCGTGCCGATCACGCCGCTCGGCCGGATGGTCGCGGCGCTGGTCATGATCTCCGGCCTCGGCGTGTTCGGACTCTGGACCGGTATTCTGGCGACCGGCTTTGCCGCCGAGACCCGCCGCGACAATTTTTTGAAGACCTGGGAGACCGTCAGCAAGGTGCCGTTCTTTGCGACCCTGGGTCCGTCGGCGATCGCCGACGTCACCCACGTGCTGCGAACGATGGACCTGCCGGCGCGCACCATGATCATCCGCAAGGGCCAGCAGGGCGACTGCATGTATTTCATCGCCGCCGGCGAAGCCGAGGTCGAACTGCCGGGCAAGAAGGTGGCGCTCGGCGAAGGCGCATTCTTCGGCGAGATGGCGCTGCTCGGCAACAGCGTGCGCGGCGCCAATGTCACGACCACCAAGGTGACGCGGCTGCTGGTGCTCGACCTCGTCGACTTTCGCCTCCTGATGGCGCGGCATCCCGATCTCGCCGAGACGATCGACGCCGAGGCGAAGCGGCGCGCGCAAGAGAACAAGTAA
- a CDS encoding enoyl-CoA hydratase/isomerase family protein, with amino-acid sequence MPDSASAPILEISGARATIRLNRPQHLNRLQSEDLGELTRLFDRIEADRAIRVLVLTGTGRAFSAGYDLNSVADRATSEKEQQSAGSAFEVVVNRLEDLGVPTICRLNGGVYGGSTDLALACDFRIGVDSAEMFMPAARLGLHYYPGGIKRYVSRLGVDNAKKLFLTAQKITAPEMLRIGYLTAMVPAEALDEEVDRLAEILAGNAPLAMRGMKRAINEFARGALDEEAADRRHRESMRSAEIKEGIKAFAEKRPPRF; translated from the coding sequence ATGCCCGATTCAGCGAGCGCGCCCATCCTCGAGATCAGCGGCGCGCGCGCCACCATCCGCCTCAACCGGCCACAGCACCTGAACCGGCTGCAGAGCGAGGACCTCGGCGAGCTCACAAGACTGTTCGACCGGATCGAGGCCGACCGCGCGATCCGCGTGTTGGTCCTGACCGGCACCGGCCGCGCCTTCAGCGCGGGCTATGATCTCAATTCGGTGGCGGACCGCGCTACCAGCGAGAAGGAGCAGCAGAGCGCAGGCTCGGCGTTCGAGGTCGTCGTCAATCGTCTGGAGGATCTCGGCGTGCCGACGATCTGTCGGCTCAATGGCGGCGTCTATGGCGGCTCGACCGACCTCGCGCTGGCCTGCGATTTCCGCATCGGCGTCGACAGCGCCGAGATGTTCATGCCAGCGGCCCGGCTCGGGCTGCACTATTACCCTGGTGGCATCAAGCGCTACGTCTCACGGCTCGGCGTGGACAACGCAAAGAAGCTGTTTCTGACCGCGCAAAAAATCACCGCGCCCGAAATGCTGCGGATCGGCTATCTCACCGCCATGGTGCCGGCCGAAGCACTGGACGAGGAAGTGGATCGCCTCGCCGAGATCCTCGCCGGCAACGCGCCGCTCGCGATGCGCGGCATGAAGCGCGCGATCAACGAATTCGCGCGCGGCGCGCTGGACGAGGAAGCCGCCGACCGCCGCCACCGCGAAAGCATGCGCAGCGCCGAGATCAAGGAAGGCATCAAGGCGTTTGCGGAAAAGCGTCCGCCGCGGTTTTAG